In one Alnus glutinosa chromosome 12, dhAlnGlut1.1, whole genome shotgun sequence genomic region, the following are encoded:
- the LOC133851905 gene encoding probable glycerol-3-phosphate acyltransferase 3, with protein MAPPFFLSKNLLRRKGNQLNLQGKLGNVHVPHLKFQKYSYLANTSEELRNQPLLFHVEGALLKSPSLFPYFMLVAFEAGGPLRALILFLLYPFVKLFCLVDEELGLKIMVFVCFVGIRKESFRAGRAVLPKFFLEDVGCECFDVVMRSGRRVGVTNLPKVMVDDFLREYMGVEAVLGRELKVVCGYFLGLMEENKPTKTVLKEVFGEEKGCANVVGIGSYNMSLHHEQLFSHCKVICLVSEAEKKNCQVLPMEKYPKPLIFHDGRLVFRPTPLAFLVMLMWAPLGFLLCLIRAAVAILLPFKISMPILGLLGMKCTVSWPSSSVTSNNNNHEEKSKGILYVCNHRTLIDPIYVSVALMKPVIAATYSLSTITERFSPLKTIRLTRNKEEDSKKMAEQLSQGNLVVCPEGTTCREPYLLRFSPLFAETTDEIVPIAIDIQVGMFYGTTACGFKCLDPVFLLMNPTTSCTVNILGKLPRDFTCGVGGKSKFEVANHVQAMIAEALLFECTNLTRKDKYMILAGNEGKI; from the exons ATGGCTCCTCCTTTCTTTTTGTCCAAAAATTTGCTCAGGAGAAAAGGGAACCAGCTCAATCTCCAAGGGAAGCTTGGTAATGTCCACGTACCCCACTTGAAATTTCAGAAGTACTCTTATCTTGCCAATACATCGGAGGAGCTTCGAAACCAGCCTTTGTTATTTCATGTGGAGGGGGCACTTTTGAAATCACCATCCCTCTTCCCTTACTTCATGCTGGTGGCCTTTGAAGCTGGAGGGCCCTTGAGAGCTCTTATTCTGTTTCTTTTGTACCCTTTTGTAAAACTGTTTTGTTTGGTCGATGAGGAACTGGGACTGAAGATTATGGTTTTTGTATGTTTTGTGGGGATCAGGAAGGAGAGTTTTAGAGCTGGAAGAGCTGTGTTGCCCAAGTTTTTCTTAGAGGATGTTGGGTGTGAATGCTTTGATGTGGTGATGAGAAGTGGGAGAAGGGTGGGAGTGACTAATTTGCCTAAAGTAATGGTGGATGATTTTCTGAGAGAATACATGGGAGTTGAGGCTGTCTTGGGGAGAGAGTTGAAGGTAGTTTGTGggtattttttgggtttgatggAGGAAAACAAGCCAACTAAGACTGTTTTGAAAGAGGTCTTTGGGGAGGAAAAGGGATGTGCTAATGTGGTGGGTATTGGTTCCTATAACATGTCTCTTCATCACGAGCAACTTTTTTCTCATTGCAAG GTAATTTGCTTGGTAAGTGAGGCTGAGAAGAAGAATTGTCAAGTCCTTCCAATGGAGAAATATCCAAAGCCATTGATCTTCCACGATGGAAGATTGGTTTTTCGGCCAACTCCACTTGCTTTTTTAGTCATGTTAATGTGGGCACCGTTAGGTTTTTTGCTTTGCTTGATCAGAGCCGCTGTTGCCATACTACTCCCTTTCAAGATATCCATGCCAATCTTGGGACTTCTTGGGATGAAATGCACTGTATCATGGCCAAGCTCCTCTGTTACctcaaacaacaacaaccatGAAGAAAAATCAAAGGGCATACTTTATGTCTGCAACCACAGAACTCTGATTGACCCAATATATGTTTCAGTTGCTCTCATGAAACCTGTCATTGCAGCCACATACAGCTTAAGTACAATTACTGAGCGGTTTTCACCACTCAAAACGATTCGATTAACAAGAAACAAGGAGGAAGATTCAAAGAAGATGGCGGAGCAGCTGAGCCAGGGGAACCTTGTGGTTTGTCCAGAAGGAACAACTTGTAGGGAACCTTATCTACTTCGATTTAGTCCTCTGTTTGCAGAGACAACTGACGAGATAGTTCCCATTGCCATCGATATTCAGGTTGGCATGTTCTATGGAACAACAGCTTGTGGGTTTAAATGCTTAGACCCTGTATTTCTACTCATGAATCCAACTACCTCATGCACTGTCAACATTCTTGGGAAGTTACCAAGAGATTTTACATGTGGGGTTGGAGGAAAATCCAAGTTTGAAGTAGCCAACCATGTGCAGGCAATGATAGCTGAAGCCTTGCTGTTTGAGTGCACCAATTTGACAAGGAAAGACAAGTACATGATCTTGGCAGGAAACGAGGGGAAAATATAG